In a genomic window of Tripterygium wilfordii isolate XIE 37 chromosome 8, ASM1340144v1, whole genome shotgun sequence:
- the LOC120004303 gene encoding cyclin-U2-1: MASSSSLSISPRKLRSDLYSYTYQNDKNRAKASTTPLVISVLASLIQRTMTRNERVAKNCSWALSKCAKDRVFDCHETPDMTIQSYLERIFRYTKAGPPVYVVAYVYIDRFCQANPGFRITARNVHRLLITTIMVASKYVEDMNYRNSYYALVGGLSTNELNNLELEFLFLMGFKLHVNVSVFESYCCHLEREVSAGGGYHIEKTLRCAEEIKSRQSEERRYNHLARITL; this comes from the exons ATGGCTTCATCATCATCGCTATCAATTTCTCCTAGAAAGCTCAGATCAGATCTGTACTCCTACACATACCAAAACGACAAAAACAGAGCAAAAGCGAGTACTACTCCATTAGTGATCTCTGTTTTGGCGTCTCTGATTCAGAGGACCATGACCAGGAATGAAAGGGTTGCCAAGAACTGTTCGTGGGCATTGTCCAAATGCGCCAAGGATCGGGTTTTCGATTGCCATGAGACCCCTGACATGACTATCCAATCGTATCTCGAGAGAATATTCCGGTATACCAAAGCCGGACCGCCGGTTTATGTTGTTGCTTATGTTTATATCGATCGGTTCTGCCAGGCCAATCCCGGATTCCGCATCACAGCAAGAAATGTGCACCGGCTGTTGATTACAACGATCATGGTTGCTTCCAAATACGTCGAAGACAT GAATTATAGGAATTCATATTATGCGCTAGTTGGGGGATTGAGTACGAACGAGTTGAACAATTTGGAGCTGGAGTTTCTGTTCTTGATGGGTTTCAAGTTACATGTGAATGTGAGTGTTTTCGAGAGTTATTGTTGTcatttagagagagaagtgagTGCTGGTGGAGGTTATCACATAGAGAAGACCCTGCGATGTGCAGAGGAAATCAAGTCAAGGCAGAGTGAAGAAAGAAGATACAATCACTTGGCTCGTATTACGTTGTGA
- the LOC120004557 gene encoding zinc finger protein ZAT1-like yields the protein MALMVDQQSNYKHYCKICKKGFGCGRALGGHMIRGHGIGDEGAEIDEDDPASDWEDKLEGNATNNKRMHALRTSNPNRFKSCKICENCSKVFLSWKSFLEHGKCSSEDVESLVSSPGSDGKDGTPRKGFGWYKRTKVGDFNSNCPSSEEEDLANCLVMLSNATVDPPLTEPEESGASASKDEDRGNQISFIAPVSCRQLAIDKAKGVFECKACKKVFNSHQALGGHRASHKTVKGCFATLLDHSLHGGLADDDDVITQGELFPTKSPSTLRFDHGITSSSNPISSSSRKKSKVHECSICHRVFSSGQALGGHKRCHWITSNSQNASSLPKFHQDHNSNPLIGLTLDLNLPAPADDPNGIWRDPASYGVSTEIYLKSWTKDCDGLTQNNDVVVDANETDSEVKLAKLSELKDMNTSGSSSPWLQVGIGSTTNVGADA from the coding sequence ATGGCTTTGATGGTGGATCAACAATCAAATTACAAGCACTATTGCAAGATCTGCAAAAAAGGATTTGGGTGTGGAAGGGCACTAGGAGGGCATATGATAAGGGGGCATGGTATCGGGGACGAGGGCGCAGAAATTGATGAAGACGACCCCGCCAGCGATTGGGAGGACAAGCTTGAAGGCAATGCTACAAACAATAAGAGAATGCATGCGTTAAGGACCTCGAATCCCAATCGTTTCAAGAGTTGCAAAATATGTGAAAATTGTAGTAAGGTATTCTTGTCTTGGAAGTCCTTTCTTGAACATGGGAAATGCAGCTCCGAGGACGTGGAATCCCTAGTGTCGTCGCCAGGATCAGATGGCAAGGATGGCACGCCAAGGAAAGGGTTCGGATGGTATAAAAGGACCAAAGTGGGTGATTTTAACTCAAATTGCCCATCAAGCGAAGAGGAGGATCTTGCAAATTGTCTGGTGATGCTATCGAATGCAACTGTTGATCCTCCATTAACCGAGCCAGAAGAGTCGGGTGCGTCCGCTAGCAAAGATGAGGATCGAGGAAATCAAATCTCTTTCATTGCCCCAGTTTCATGCAGGCAGCTTGCAATTGACAAGGCAAAAGGTGTATTCGAGTGCAAAGCCTGCAAAAAAGTGTTCAATTCGCACCAAGCATTGGGTGGACACAGAGCTAGTCACAAGACAGTTAAAGGCTGTTTTGCAACTCTGCTCGATCACAGCCTCCACGGTGGTCTGGCCGACGACGACGATGTCATTACACAAGGAGAGCTTTTTCCAACTAAATCCCCTTCAACATTGCGATTCGACCATGGAATTACAAGCTCTAGTAATCCAATCTCATCAAGTtctagaaaaaaatcaaaagtacACGAATGTTCAATATGTCATCGTGTGTTTTCATCAGGACAAGCACTTGGTGGGCATAAGAGATGTCATTGGATTACTTCAAACTCCCAAAACGCCTCCTCTCTACCTAAATTTCATCAGGATCACAACTCCAACCCGCTTATCGGTCTCACTCTGGATCTCAACCTTCCGGCTCCAGCTGATGACCCGAATGGAATCTGGCGCGACCCGGCAAGTTATGGAGTGTCTACTGAGATTTATTTGAAGTCTTGGACTAAGGATTGTGATGGTTTAACGCAGAATAATGATGTCGTTGTTGATGCCAACGAGACAGACAGTGAGGTGAAGTTGGCAAAGCTAAGTGAACTAAAGGATATGAACACAAGTGGAAGTTCATCTCCATGGTTGCAGGTGGGGATTGGTTCAACTACTAATGTTGGTGCTGACGCTTAA